A window of Paremcibacter congregatus contains these coding sequences:
- a CDS encoding TetR/AcrR family transcriptional regulator, with protein MRAETAEMIDISSGDGNEAREDRHQKHIVVQVARRLFQAQGFGKTTYSDIAKAMGISAQQIKDYFPDLEDICHAVISDYLDQQADAFEGFSRESNPRQRLSLYLDSFSADAENLIKEGCPMTNLYMDVKRGNAALADHAAKLLQHRLNWTKQQFVLITRVAEVSDQPERLVSALHGIIIMAQVTGDTRLIRSQIIQLKSWIRSM; from the coding sequence GTGCGTGCAGAGACAGCCGAAATGATTGATATCTCTTCTGGTGACGGGAATGAAGCCCGGGAAGACCGCCATCAAAAACATATTGTGGTCCAGGTGGCCCGGCGCCTGTTTCAGGCCCAGGGGTTTGGTAAAACGACGTACAGTGATATCGCCAAGGCTATGGGAATTAGCGCCCAGCAGATCAAGGATTATTTCCCTGATCTGGAAGACATTTGCCATGCGGTGATATCTGACTATCTTGATCAGCAGGCCGATGCCTTTGAAGGCTTTTCTCGTGAGAGCAATCCCCGCCAACGTCTGAGCCTGTATCTTGACAGTTTTTCCGCGGACGCCGAAAATCTGATCAAAGAAGGCTGTCCGATGACAAATCTGTATATGGATGTCAAGCGGGGCAACGCGGCCCTGGCGGATCATGCGGCAAAATTGCTGCAGCATCGTTTGAACTGGACCAAACAACAATTTGTGCTGATCACCCGGGTGGCGGAAGTCTCCGATCAGCCGGAACGGCTGGTCAGTGCGCTGCATGGCATTATTATCATGGCGCAGGTTACCGGTGACACGCGGCTGATCCGCAGCCAGATAATTCAGTTGAAATCCTGGATTCGCTCCATGTAA